TGATAATATCAAATCCCAACATCATGGCGCCCGGGTATTTCGGCTCTACCGGCTTTAAATCCATAGTGGAATTACCAACGGAAGTAGTGACCAATTTCATAGAGCTGAACGGTACATAGTATGTATGCCACTGATCTTTATCCGGAAAAGTGATTTCAATAGCCCATTTATCCTGTCCTCCGGGAACCACTGAAAAAGTAGGGATATCATTATCGACAACATTAATTACCATCTTATCCCCAAAATTTCCCTGATTGATTAAATCCAACTTTATATATAGGTAACGGCTCCAGTCGAATAAATAACTGCCTATATACTTATTATAATAACCCACATAATAATTCACAGCCTGCCCTGACAGCAAAACATTGTATGTTGAATACGAAGCATGCAGGGTATTGGTAATATTCCAACCTGTAACCGGCGCCTGAAAATCTTCAATCACCGGAAAAGGATAACGAACGTTGACTGACAATCCGGCAAAATATTTATCAATATTTATAAACCCATCACCGGCCGGGTTACCATTGGCGCCATTTACACCATTCCGGTCCAAAGGATTCAGACCTTGGGCGATTTCCCATGTATTGGGCAGTCCGTCACCATCGGTATCATCCGAAACGTTTTGCGTGGATACCTGAATATTATCGATGTATATATGCACACTCCCTGTAGATGTGCGGCTAATAAGAGAAAAACCCAGAAGATTCAGACGACCGTCATCTCCGTTGCTCGACATATTCATCAAACCGTCACCGGTACTGTCCGCTGTTACACGGTAAAACCTGTTCAAAGGAACTGTAAAGTACTGCCATTCCTGTTTATTGTTCAAAACCTGTTCAAATGCCCATTTATCAATTCCGGTGTTGCAGGAAACCTGTAATTCAATTTTGATTCTATCCCCTACCTTGCCAAGATTTTTCAACACAAACTGCAAACTTTTATAGGAAGAATTTATATCCAGTGTACCGTCCTTTACCCAGGCACTGGCATAGCCGGCGTAATAATTGGTTGCAGTTCCGGTCATCTCCATGGAGTAAGAACCATTGGAAGCTATTTTAGTATCAGTTGTATTCACCCTGTTTATTACCAAACCGTCTGCAGCAGTCCAGGTATAACCAAAACCTTCAAAATTTTCTATTATCGGGAAAATATTGGCTATTCTGGGATTGGTATTGCTGAAATATTCCTGCACGTTGGTAAATCCGTCGCCATCAATGTCGCCATTGGCGTCAGCAAAATTATTAGGATTTAATCCATACTGTATTTCCCACCAGTCAGGCATTCCATCACCATCCGTATCAGTCCCGTTGGTAGAATTCGTCAAAATAATATCATCTATGTTCAAAGTAATGCTCCCGGTTTTTTCCCTTGATGTGGCGGATAAACCTATCAACATAATAGAGGCGAAGGTCCCGTTAGGAGTAAGGTTTAACACCCCATTACCCTTGCCTGAATTTTGATCCGTGAACAAACGAAAAGGTATTACCACTTCTTTCCAGGTATTCTTCTTCAATATTGGAAATTCATAGGCAAATTCATCATCCCGGTTTAAATCAATGTTCCAGGAACTGATATCATTATCTACCAGTTGAACTTTGAGTTTGTCCGCGATCCTGCCTTCATTTTTTATGGTAACTTTCACATATTTATATTCTCCCCAGTTATTTGAAGGATTAGCTATATAGGCGTTGGCATATCCGGCATAGTAATCGCCTGCTGTTCCATTCATTTTCATTGATCTGGTACCATGAATACTGTCATAATCAACCGCTATACTCAGCCCATCCACCGCGTTCCATGTAGGATTAACCAGGGGATCGCGTTCAAAAGCATCCACTGTAGGTAATGTGCTGGTATATACCGGGCCTGTTTGATGATTGACCGGACTATTCGGGTCTGTAGGGTCAGAACCATTAATGTATTCCTGGAAATTGGTTATTCCGTCACCGTCTTTATCCTGGTTTGCGTCATTAACATTGGGATTCAATCCGTATTGTATTTCCCAGGCATCCGGCATTCCATCGCTATCGCTGTCTGCACCGGCAGTGGAATTTGTCAGACTGACGGTATTAATATTTAAATCTGTTATGCCTGTAGGTGTAGCGCTGATAGAACCGAAGCCCAGCATTAATACACCCGGATAAAAAGATGGTATACCTGGTATAGGAGCAAAATCCATTATACCATTCCCAATCCCCGGATTATCTTTGGAAAAAAGACTGAAAGGTATAATCACCTGACGCCAGCCGTTTTGCCAGTACATGGGGAATTCAAATACCCATTTGTCATCACCCAAGTTTCCTGAACCTGTATCAACAGTCCAGTTGCTGTTGTCATTATCAAAAATCTCTATTTTGGCCTTATCTCCCAAAACACCAGCGTTGTTTACCCACATGCTGATATATTTATAATTTTCCCAATGATCTGAGACATTAGCTATATACTGACTATCATAACCGACCCAATATCCGGTTGCGGCTCCGCTTATGTGTACACTGAAGTTGAAATCAGGAAAAGCAAATAATACTGAGGAAAACAAAGCAAAAGCTACGACAAATTTACATAAATTTTTAATTGTGTGCATTCTCTACTCCTATTAAATTATCGGCGAATATCTGTATCTATTGCAACAATTCTGTATGGTTGGCAAATTTCCGATTATGGTTCGTTGTATTTATAGGTTGACCAGTCAAACAAGTCGGTTATGTAAACACTGCCCAATTGAGAATTGTAGAAAATTTTAGCCATTTCCGCTCTGGTTATATTTCTGGCAGGTTTAAATGTGCCGTCAGGATATCCGACAATCAGATTATGGTCAGCAGCCACGCTCACGTAACGATTCAACGGATCATTGTCCTTCATATCAGAAAACTGGCTTTTGGGAATATCAACCGGAAGTATAAGGTCATCCATTTTTACCATAGAAATAACCGCTTCCTGTCTGA
The window above is part of the Candidatus Margulisiibacteriota bacterium genome. Proteins encoded here:
- a CDS encoding thrombospondin type 3 repeat-containing protein, translating into MHTIKNLCKFVVAFALFSSVLFAFPDFNFSVHISGAATGYWVGYDSQYIANVSDHWENYKYISMWVNNAGVLGDKAKIEIFDNDNSNWTVDTGSGNLGDDKWVFEFPMYWQNGWRQVIIPFSLFSKDNPGIGNGIMDFAPIPGIPSFYPGVLMLGFGSISATPTGITDLNINTVSLTNSTAGADSDSDGMPDAWEIQYGLNPNVNDANQDKDGDGITNFQEYINGSDPTDPNSPVNHQTGPVYTSTLPTVDAFERDPLVNPTWNAVDGLSIAVDYDSIHGTRSMKMNGTAGDYYAGYANAYIANPSNNWGEYKYVKVTIKNEGRIADKLKVQLVDNDISSWNIDLNRDDEFAYEFPILKKNTWKEVVIPFRLFTDQNSGKGNGVLNLTPNGTFASIMLIGLSATSREKTGSITLNIDDIILTNSTNGTDTDGDGMPDWWEIQYGLNPNNFADANGDIDGDGFTNVQEYFSNTNPRIANIFPIIENFEGFGYTWTAADGLVINRVNTTDTKIASNGSYSMEMTGTATNYYAGYASAWVKDGTLDINSSYKSLQFVLKNLGKVGDRIKIELQVSCNTGIDKWAFEQVLNNKQEWQYFTVPLNRFYRVTADSTGDGLMNMSSNGDDGRLNLLGFSLISRTSTGSVHIYIDNIQVSTQNVSDDTDGDGLPNTWEIAQGLNPLDRNGVNGANGNPAGDGFINIDKYFAGLSVNVRYPFPVIEDFQAPVTGWNITNTLHASYSTYNVLLSGQAVNYYVGYYNKYIGSYLFDWSRYLYIKLDLINQGNFGDKMVINVVDNDIPTFSVVPGGQDKWAIEITFPDKDQWHTYYVPFSSMKLVTTSVGNSTMDLKPVEPKYPGAMMLGFDIISQISSGNVNIGMGSIVLTGNIPANAVRYKDYYVTGITAPAVTINIHIGWNLLTLGITGNVHISQIIASINAQGGNVIEAYKFSGGTWVVYPGTDFTVGYGESFYIRSLVNSIYTPQGDIPTSKVYYFTAGWNSFGKSIGFSYTAKELGAEINANGLVLERIMTYDNGTIIFYDYITNTGTNFSTDTFDGFFLKFNTNYTWTPLR